The following DNA comes from Geobacter sp..
TCCTGGGTGGGGTGTTCGCAGCGACCCTTCTCCTCTGCTATGAGCACTGGCTATTGCGCACGGGTGACTTGTCCAGGCTCGATCTCGCCTTTTTCACCACCAACGGCTACATCAGCATCATCATCTTCCTGGCGACACTGGCCGAAGTCCTTTTGGGGAAGGGGGCAGCATGAGCGAGCGGCATATCGGCCTGGCCATTACCGGCGCCTCCGGTGCCGTTTACGGCCTCCGCATCATCGAGGAACTGGTGCGTGCGGGGTGTCGGCTCAGTATCCTCGTCAGCCGCCCCGGCTTTATTGTGCTCCGGGAGGAATGCGGGCTGGACTGGCATGGCGATGCGGCACGGGTAACCGAGGAGATGTCGCGGCATTTTTCGGTTGCAAAGGGGCAACTCAGCTATTACGCTGATGATGATTTCTATTCCCCCCTTGCCAGTGGTTCTTCAGCCCCGGATGCCATGATTGTCGCCCCCTGCTCCATGGGGAGCCTGGCGCGGATTGCCGCCGGCATCTCGGGGACGCTCCTGGAACGGGCCGCCGATGTCATGCTCAAGGAGGCCCGTCCCCTGGTCCTGGTTCCGCGCGAGACGCCGCTCTCCGTGATCCACCTGGAGAACATGCTGAAACTGGCCCGGATGGGGGTTCGCATCGTGCCGGCCATGCCCGGTTTCTATGGAGGGGCGCAGAACGTGGATGATCTGATCGATTTTGTGGCGGGCAAGGTTCTGGATGGCCTGGGCATTGCCCATCAGCTCTCGCGCCGGTGGGCCGACGCATGATCACACTGAACTCAATTGCCGGAAAGATCGGCTCCGGAGAACGGCTCACCGACCAGGAGGCACTCTTTCTCTTTGCCGAGCCCGATCTGCTGGCCGTGGGAGAGCTGGCGGCCCTGGTCAACGAGCGGAAGAACGGGAAACGGGTCTTTTTCAACGTCAACCGGCATATCAACCACACCAATATCTGCGTCAACCGCTGCAAGTTCTGCGCGTTTTCCCGGACCGACGACCAGGAAGGCGCGTACTGCTACGACCTGGAGGAGATCCGGCGCCGGGCCGAGGAGGCGCTCGCCCAGGGAGCCACGGAGATCCATATCGTGGGGGGGCTCCACCCCGAGCTCCCCTATGAATTCTACCTGGCGATGCTGCGGACGGTGCGCGACGTCTCCCCGAACCTGCACATCAAGGCGTTTACCGCGGTGGAGATAGACTACCTGGCTAAGCTCTCCAGTCAGGATGTGGCCGGGGTGCTGCAGGACCTGAAGG
Coding sequences within:
- a CDS encoding UbiX family flavin prenyltransferase encodes the protein MSERHIGLAITGASGAVYGLRIIEELVRAGCRLSILVSRPGFIVLREECGLDWHGDAARVTEEMSRHFSVAKGQLSYYADDDFYSPLASGSSAPDAMIVAPCSMGSLARIAAGISGTLLERAADVMLKEARPLVLVPRETPLSVIHLENMLKLARMGVRIVPAMPGFYGGAQNVDDLIDFVAGKVLDGLGIAHQLSRRWADA